A region of Novipirellula aureliae DNA encodes the following proteins:
- the leuS gene encoding leucine--tRNA ligase encodes MPRYNPAEIEPRWQAFWEQNRTFTTPELPSGPKRYVLDMFPYPSGDGLHVGHPEGYTATDIVARFARMRGESVLHPMGFDAFGLPAEEHAIKTGEHPRIQTQRNIDNFTRQLKMLGFSYDWDRAIATTDEAYFRWTQWIFLQLYDTWFDSEQQQGRPIDELPIPAEVTAQGNAAIEAYRDANRLAYESDALVNWCPALGTVLANEEVIDGKSERGDHPVQRIALRQWMLRITKYAERLLDGLDDLDWPTGIKKLQQDWIGRSTGAEVDFYVGDPANLDAWKSERSKSGFSAEPGDAALRVYTTRPDTLFGATYMVVAPEHPMVKSFTTNEQSAAVVAYCEKASFKSDRERTDGGDKVKTGVFTGSHAINPVNGQPIPIWIADYVLAGYGTGAIMAVPAHDDRDFAFAKQFDLPIVPVVDPPSDHPERDAILAGDVCFVAEGQAINSGEFDGQTTAEVKAAVTNSLNQKGQATEAVNYKLRDWLFSRQRFWGEPFPILHELDANGKPTGIKRGVDPADLPVLLPDLKDYKPHGRPEPMLAKADDDWLYVTIDGKRYRRETNTMPQWAGSCWYYLRYIDTENSERLIDPAKEKAWMPVDLYVGGAEHAVLHLLYSRFWHKVLYDRGHVSTPEPFGKLVNQGMILGDVEYTGFVDPDGNPVSTSDVRKDADGNRVSKEGIPVQSTSIDEDDVEKKGEGFVLKSQPTIKVDSRAHKMSKARGNVVNPDAVVREYGADALRLYEMFMGPLEATKPWAMTGVGGVRNFLDRVWRMVVDQDADDLVLNEAICDEACDKDQLRVLHQTIRKVTEDCEGLSFNTAIAKMMECTNFFTRCEKRPKEAMLTFLKLLSPYAPHLCEELWHLLGQEGSISKQSWPTWDEAALVESSIEIPVQINGKIKAKINVSPDVTKDELASIALADEKVQSLVEGKTIVKQIVVPGRLVNLVIK; translated from the coding sequence ATGCCACGCTACAATCCCGCTGAAATCGAGCCTCGCTGGCAAGCCTTTTGGGAACAGAATCGAACCTTTACTACCCCTGAATTGCCCAGTGGTCCCAAACGCTATGTTTTGGACATGTTTCCATATCCCAGCGGCGATGGCCTGCATGTCGGGCACCCGGAGGGCTATACCGCGACCGATATTGTGGCAAGATTTGCACGAATGCGAGGCGAATCGGTGCTGCATCCGATGGGCTTTGACGCCTTTGGTTTGCCCGCCGAAGAGCATGCGATCAAGACGGGTGAACATCCGCGGATCCAAACCCAACGGAACATTGACAATTTCACTCGCCAATTGAAAATGCTCGGTTTCAGTTACGATTGGGATCGCGCCATCGCAACGACCGATGAGGCCTATTTTCGCTGGACCCAGTGGATTTTTCTGCAGCTATACGACACTTGGTTCGATAGCGAGCAGCAACAAGGTCGTCCGATCGACGAATTGCCAATTCCCGCCGAAGTGACTGCCCAGGGCAACGCGGCAATCGAAGCCTACCGTGATGCCAATCGCTTGGCTTATGAGAGCGATGCACTTGTCAATTGGTGCCCCGCCCTGGGGACGGTATTGGCGAATGAAGAAGTCATTGACGGGAAAAGTGAACGCGGCGATCATCCGGTGCAGCGGATTGCTCTACGGCAATGGATGCTGCGGATCACGAAGTACGCCGAACGTTTGCTCGATGGGCTAGACGATCTCGATTGGCCCACCGGGATCAAGAAGTTGCAGCAGGATTGGATCGGCCGCAGCACGGGGGCAGAGGTCGATTTTTACGTCGGTGACCCGGCAAACTTGGACGCTTGGAAAAGCGAGAGATCGAAATCTGGCTTTTCCGCCGAGCCCGGTGATGCGGCGCTACGCGTCTACACGACGCGGCCCGACACCCTGTTTGGCGCAACCTACATGGTGGTCGCTCCCGAGCATCCGATGGTCAAGTCGTTCACGACGAACGAGCAATCCGCGGCCGTCGTAGCGTACTGCGAAAAGGCGTCCTTCAAGAGTGACCGCGAACGGACCGATGGCGGTGATAAAGTCAAAACCGGTGTCTTTACCGGCAGCCACGCGATCAATCCTGTTAACGGTCAACCGATTCCAATTTGGATTGCCGATTACGTGTTGGCAGGATACGGAACCGGTGCGATCATGGCGGTTCCCGCACACGATGATCGCGACTTCGCGTTCGCGAAGCAGTTCGATTTGCCGATCGTCCCCGTGGTCGACCCGCCGTCGGATCACCCCGAACGTGACGCGATTTTAGCGGGCGATGTCTGCTTCGTTGCCGAGGGACAAGCCATCAATAGCGGTGAGTTTGATGGCCAAACCACGGCGGAAGTGAAAGCAGCGGTTACAAACTCGCTGAACCAAAAAGGGCAAGCGACCGAAGCGGTCAACTACAAATTGAGAGATTGGTTGTTTAGCCGCCAGCGTTTTTGGGGCGAACCATTCCCGATCCTGCATGAACTTGATGCCAATGGAAAACCGACCGGAATCAAACGTGGTGTCGATCCAGCCGATTTGCCAGTCCTGCTGCCTGATTTGAAAGACTACAAGCCGCACGGACGGCCCGAACCGATGTTGGCCAAAGCAGACGACGATTGGCTGTACGTCACGATCGATGGCAAACGCTATCGCCGCGAAACCAATACGATGCCCCAATGGGCCGGTTCCTGCTGGTACTACCTACGCTATATCGATACGGAAAATAGCGAGCGATTGATTGATCCGGCGAAAGAAAAAGCTTGGATGCCCGTCGACTTGTACGTCGGTGGTGCCGAACACGCAGTGTTGCATTTGCTCTATTCGCGATTCTGGCACAAAGTCCTTTACGACCGTGGCCACGTCAGCACCCCTGAACCCTTTGGGAAATTGGTCAACCAAGGAATGATCTTGGGCGATGTCGAATACACCGGATTCGTTGATCCCGATGGCAACCCCGTCTCCACGAGCGACGTTCGCAAAGACGCCGATGGAAATCGAGTCAGCAAAGAGGGGATCCCCGTGCAATCCACGTCGATCGACGAAGACGATGTCGAAAAGAAGGGCGAAGGATTCGTACTCAAGAGCCAACCTACGATCAAGGTCGACTCGCGTGCGCACAAAATGTCGAAGGCTCGCGGTAACGTGGTCAATCCCGATGCGGTGGTTCGTGAATATGGCGCCGACGCTCTACGACTTTACGAGATGTTCATGGGGCCGCTCGAAGCGACCAAACCATGGGCGATGACTGGTGTCGGAGGCGTCCGCAATTTTCTCGACCGGGTTTGGCGAATGGTCGTCGATCAGGATGCGGATGACTTGGTGTTGAATGAAGCGATTTGCGATGAGGCGTGCGACAAAGACCAACTTCGCGTCCTGCATCAAACGATTCGCAAAGTAACCGAAGACTGCGAAGGCCTGAGCTTCAACACCGCGATCGCAAAGATGATGGAATGTACCAACTTCTTCACTCGCTGCGAAAAGCGACCCAAAGAAGCGATGTTAACTTTCTTGAAATTGTTGTCACCCTACGCACCCCATTTGTGTGAAGAGCTTTGGCACCTGCTCGGCCAAGAAGGGTCGATTTCAAAACAATCTTGGCCAACTTGGGACGAAGCAGCATTGGTCGAAAGCAGTATCGAGATACCCGTTCAAATCAATGGTAAGATCAAAGCCAAAATCAACGTCTCGCCGGATGTGACGAAGGATGAATTGGCATCGATTGCCTTAGCGGATGAAAAAGTGCAATCGTTGGTCGAAGGAAAAACAATCGTCAAACAAATCGTTGTGCCTGGTAGATTGGTAAACTTGGTGATCAAGTAG
- a CDS encoding tetratricopeptide repeat protein produces the protein MHSTCLSRIAICVTAAVWIAAANGCSTRAPIHFWSPPEIQSAVGKRVAVSKVSGPEAIADKIHTQLLANSPRDPGRSLELVDYEKLQAHSTIQLVSAIDDQTSDVALASAARRQGYDYILRGEVLAGRQHRRISPNLNQGDAKQVDQLTMSWRLMSMNESNRSSGRPVVIDEASAVDLYPDLAFVPNPTDRLVSAAVRETYRLITPSIDRQKVILAVPVVFLGSAAVRRGNVEARKGNWAKAEQIWSEVAKKHPLQAAAVHNLALAAAAAQDFSRAKRLARQAIRQHPTTMYKETLVWIEQRQRDYHKAFNLPDPPEGWFVTR, from the coding sequence ATGCACTCGACCTGTCTCTCTCGAATCGCGATTTGTGTCACCGCAGCGGTCTGGATCGCTGCGGCGAACGGGTGCAGTACGCGCGCACCGATCCATTTTTGGAGCCCCCCCGAAATTCAATCGGCCGTTGGAAAACGGGTGGCTGTTTCCAAGGTATCCGGGCCGGAAGCAATTGCCGATAAGATTCACACTCAGCTTTTGGCCAATTCGCCCCGTGATCCAGGCAGGAGTCTGGAGCTCGTCGATTACGAAAAATTGCAAGCCCACTCGACGATCCAACTCGTTTCGGCGATCGATGATCAAACCAGCGACGTGGCGCTTGCTTCGGCGGCTCGTCGTCAGGGATACGACTACATTCTTCGCGGCGAGGTTCTCGCCGGTCGCCAACACCGGCGAATTTCGCCCAACTTGAATCAAGGTGATGCGAAGCAGGTCGATCAACTGACGATGTCATGGCGGTTGATGTCGATGAACGAATCGAACCGATCGAGTGGCCGGCCGGTCGTGATCGACGAAGCCTCCGCCGTCGACCTTTATCCCGATTTGGCATTTGTCCCCAATCCAACCGATCGCTTGGTATCGGCAGCCGTTCGCGAGACGTATCGTTTGATCACTCCGTCGATTGATCGCCAAAAGGTAATTCTAGCGGTTCCTGTCGTTTTTTTAGGCAGCGCTGCTGTTCGTCGCGGCAATGTCGAAGCTCGCAAAGGAAATTGGGCAAAAGCGGAGCAGATTTGGAGTGAAGTCGCCAAAAAACACCCGCTGCAAGCAGCAGCAGTCCACAACTTGGCCCTAGCAGCTGCGGCAGCTCAAGACTTTTCACGAGCCAAACGGTTGGCTCGACAAGCGATTCGACAGCATCCAACAACGATGTATAAAGAGACGTTGGTTTGGATCGAACAACGGCAGCGAGATTACCACAAGGCCTTTAACCTACCCGATCCACCGGAAGGATGGTTCGTCACGCGATAA
- a CDS encoding acyl-CoA thioesterase — protein MQNPLFQIGATHQIDFRVEYHETDGQGHVHHSNYASYFERGRVEMLRAAGMSYKRLEEAGFMLVVTEINVKYYAPANFDDRLTQTTELTGFRKVRLYHHYKIVREGKLLAEGSTTIACVDREGQPKRMPVNW, from the coding sequence GTGCAAAACCCGCTTTTCCAAATCGGCGCAACGCATCAAATCGATTTCCGCGTCGAATATCACGAAACCGATGGCCAAGGCCACGTTCACCATTCCAATTACGCCAGCTATTTCGAACGCGGCAGGGTGGAGATGCTGCGGGCCGCTGGAATGAGCTACAAACGACTCGAAGAAGCGGGATTTATGCTGGTTGTGACCGAAATCAACGTAAAATACTACGCTCCTGCGAATTTTGATGATCGGTTGACCCAAACGACCGAGTTGACAGGATTCCGCAAAGTACGGCTCTACCATCATTACAAAATCGTTCGAGAAGGCAAATTGCTAGCCGAAGGATCGACCACCATCGCCTGTGTCGACCGCGAAGGCCAACCGAAGCGAATGCCGGTGAATTGGTAG
- a CDS encoding acetolactate synthase yields MENNEGSGTGTAFETARGKSYPALRQFTVFLENRVGQLLEVVKRFEGTGIRICALSINDAAECAFVRFLVSDADRGREILERSGLAIIETDLIGIELPEGPQPLLRVCTALLQAELNIVQAYPLFVRPHGKPAVAIMVENIDFAMKTLREKGFHMITESDLSDEPIGDM; encoded by the coding sequence ATGGAAAACAATGAAGGATCGGGAACCGGAACCGCTTTTGAAACCGCCCGCGGTAAGAGTTATCCGGCACTCCGCCAATTTACGGTCTTTTTGGAAAATCGTGTCGGGCAGTTGCTAGAAGTCGTCAAACGCTTCGAGGGAACCGGCATCCGCATTTGTGCGTTATCAATTAACGACGCCGCAGAATGTGCCTTCGTTCGTTTTCTCGTGAGCGATGCCGATCGTGGTCGCGAAATCCTCGAACGTAGCGGTTTAGCGATTATTGAAACGGACTTGATCGGTATCGAATTGCCTGAGGGCCCTCAACCGCTGCTGCGAGTTTGTACCGCATTGCTTCAGGCTGAACTCAATATCGTTCAAGCTTACCCATTGTTTGTGCGCCCGCATGGTAAACCCGCTGTGGCGATTATGGTTGAAAATATTGATTTTGCGATGAAGACGTTGCGGGAGAAAGGGTTTCACATGATCACCGAAAGCGACCTGAGTGACGAGCCGATTGGAGACATGTAA